The genomic DNA TACTTTACTGAGCTTAAAAGAAATGCAAAAATAACTCAATTTTCAATAACCTAGAACAAGGCcatgaatttaatccaaataaccccttATCCCATCATTAATCAAATTAGTGAAATTACCCAtactttatttctataaaatattaaatacaaaggatATTTAGTCATTTAGCACAAATCACCTCCACATAATTCACTTTTCCATCAAAAAAACTTTTTTCCAAAAGTTCCAGGAAAAGAAAAACATGTCTTAAGAATAGTTAGGACATACCCGAAAGTCCCCATGACCCGAGTGGAGATGTAATGACTCCCTTCCGTGGCTTCCCTTGCCAACCCGAAATCTGACACCTTAGGagtgaaatcattttctaataaaaCATTGCTGCCCTTGAAATCTCTGTGTATCACACGAGGATTAGAATCTTCATGAAGATATGCCAATCCTCTGGCTGCACCAAGAGCAATCTTCAATCTTGCATCCCAGTCGAGATGCCCCTTTCTCTTGTCCGTGCCTGAAATGGGAAAGATAATCTTAATAAGATTGAGCCAGTGATTCTTTAGAAGCGAAAACCAGTTGTTATAAGGTGATATTCTACCAAACGCACTCATACAAAGAATGAAAATTGTAATGCAAAAATTACCATGTAGATGGGACTCAATGCTTCCATTAGGTATCAACTCATAAACCAAGCATCGGATGTGTTCTTCAAAACACATGCCTATGAGTTTAACGAGGTTACGATGATGTAATCGGCTTAGCATCTCTATTTCTGCAATAAATTCGCGGTCGCCGTCGTGATTATCCCTTGTAAGTACTTTAACAGCAACATCGGTTCCATCTTCTAGAATCCCATGATAAACGCGTCCAAAGCCTCCTTCACCCAAAACCCTTTGCAAATTGAACTTATCTGTTGCTTTCTCAAGCTCTGAGAGGGTAAACGTTTTGACAGAGAGAACGGAAGTAGGCATGGTGGAAATGAGGGACATCGATGTGGAGCTTTCCATACTACTCGATAAGGTAGACCCTATTCCTGAATCACACATATATTGACATCCAAATCAACAACttataaatcaaatttcaaGAGCAAGTAAACATGCCTACACAACGGGAGTAGTTCGAGAAAATCAAGATTGCAGATTAAGAAAAGAGAAGGGTCATAATAACCATTTAGTAGGACAGATATTTTTCATATACATCTgtaatttagaaaagaaaaaaaaaaaatagacaccGCCACAGTTCATGAAATGGTGGAGCCGTTAGGCTATTTTTGGATGCTATAATTGGGAATTGGAATTataaaattcagtttttatGTTTGGATAAATGATAGAATTGCAATTTCATAGTGGAAATGATGAAATAGAAACTTGAAAAGTCATATACAGTCAATTccattggaattataattcttattcaaaattcttatttaagtCACCAACAAACAAAGGATTTGGAATAGGACTCACAATTCTAATTCCGCTAGAAACAAGCATTGTCTTAATGAGAacaattataaaagttatttacTTCCTTATATGTAGTTCCACTTCTAAAACACTAAAATCTGTAATCAAAGACTTACCATGTCTCTTATTAAAAGATGGAGTAAAGACAGGTCCAATAACATTAGATGACATTCCAGCCCTCCATTTTAGGAGGACAGCAACTGCTCCTATACAGACCACCAAAAGTACCACACCAGATAATGCAATGATAAAAATGGTTCCAGGGTTTATCTTTTCGCCCTTTTTGACAAAATTTGCAGTAACTGGGAATTCTGTGATTCCAGCACTCCCACTTGGACCACTACCCGCAAAACCTCCAGTAGATTGCGAAGAGGGAAACCCTGTTAACAACTTATTCAGAATTTACAATAGTAAAGTTCATTCAATAGAAGGATGCTGAAAACATTGAGATTTGAACCTGgataattgatatatattacTTCATAATTTCCAAACAGGGTCTTGTTTAAAGGCACTTTTTTCTGCCTAAACCTCTCATATGTCAACATGGCAGTAGTATTGTCAAATTTCTCCCCCAACGGGACCAATTTGAGGTCCACTGTTGTTTTCTCCTGGCTTTGACTATCAGCACTTGCACCAATTATAATTACTTGACTTTGTAGTAAATATGTTCCAGCAGCTACCTCAATCTCCAGTTCATTTATTACAGGAAAGACAGCATAGAGAGACACATCTAGGAGAAGTCTAATTTTCATAGGGAACACACAGCCACATGGAGAACCAAAAGGAGTCGAAGTAAGTGGATCTACACATGTTTGGCTACAACCTGAAAAAGTGGGAAAAAATGAAGATTAATATATCAAGACGTGTTAGATGTAGGAAGATATAACAAGACTTTTTTGATGTAGGGTTATTTCGGAAAAAATTAACAGTTATTTTTGTAgaaaaacttgtttgatgaaaaagtggattatttgaattaaatgactaaaatatcctttgtatttattattttaaatgttataaagaaaaaattaaggcATTTgaattttagttgatgatttgatatATGAAAAGATTGATGATGTAAAGGTTCATTggaattaaatctaaataatcccgcatcaaacaagctccaagactCTCAAACAGAAACGTCTCATCCAAAGAactacataaattaaataatgtaaacTTGGAAGAAACAAAAACAAGTCTGTTACAGTTAATAGCAACAAGGTACCAAACAATCTTCAAACCCATCCAATTGGAACAATTCCAGAATACAGAACCCATCATAGATAATAGTGCAACCAAAAGCATACACTTCAATTACAAGTTTTCTAGTTGATGATTGCTTAATCATTTTACCTATTTCTCTTTAGATGTCACCAAGGAAACATCAAGTTGGGTTCATAAGGTAATTGAGATTATTTGTGAATGCATTGTCTAGTAACATAGATCTCAATATTACCTCCTGGTGCAGAAGGAACTGGAATGACAAAAACAGGCCTCCTGTGACGATGATGATGGCGGAGCCTTCGTGGAATTGTAGAGCTCGGGCCAGCTGAAGGACCTAAGAGAGATTCTAAAAATGTTAGCCGTAAACCTAATAAGCTTGACAATAAATCAGAATTTGGGTTCAACAAGACATAGAACCAAATTAATGAAAACTTAGAAATAATCCAAATGAGCTTTCGAAGAACCTTGACGTGATGGAATAGGGGCAGGCGCCGGAGCATGCAACTCAGGAGAAGGCTGGAAGTGTGGCCTATGGGGTGACAATGATGGTCTTGATGATAATGTATTTCCTACAATCAACAAGTAAAACACTGTAATGTCATATTTCATATATAGATAATAGTAATAATGCACTATACCAAGCTAGATATAGACAAGCGTGCCACCAAGAATCAATTGAAATGGATGAGCCAGCAAAATCCAACCAAAAGTTGAATATATATGTTTCTACTGCATAAACAAGACTAGAACAATTCCCTGGTAACACATGGAATACTCTAGCACAAGAAAACGAACTCTTAATTATCTAACTTGGGATTAAAAAGTTAGTATAGAACCTCAATGTTGTTGCTAGCATATTCATtcctataatattatattttattatatcatgAGAATTTGATATGATTTAGTTACCTTATCCTAATGCTTATATAGGTTGTAAATATAAGAATCGATTTCTCAAGGTAATAAAGTTCCAgtcattaaaatattcattttacatACTATAGGATATCAGATCCTTAAGATGACAAACCTAAGATCTCTTCCTTTTTCTTGTCAGCATCATCTCCACTAAATGCAGCCAGTGGATGGCCTTGCTTCAAAACTGAGGCCcttttctataatttattttcaataatttatgtatttcaTGGTGCCAATTAGTGATGAATGTTAAAACTATTGTTGCAAATCCACATTGTTTCGGACTTCACCCACTTCGAATTGATGGGAATGTAAGAATGTAAAAATAGtgcataaaatataaaattatgtgatCAAATGTAACAAGTTATTAGCATGACCCGGGACCACATGGAATTCTTTCTTTTAGCTgtccttttttaattttattcctcCAAAACCATGACACTTTTGTATTGGAGACGACTTTGTTGCTTTTGGGCTTTTACCCGACAGACGTCTGGTTAGGGTTTGCTTTAGTATTTAATGTTTGATGAAACCTTGTTCTGTTGTTATCCCATCCTTGTCTTCTTCTCATCCCCCTTCCGGTTATTGTTACTAATATTTACCTCTTATATTGTTACAAGAGAAAGTCTTGGCAAGGATATGATATGATTTTGGGTATTGAATGGCATACCATGTTGGTCTCCACTTATTTGAATTTTGCAAACTTATCTATGTCTTTTGAGTGGTGCAGCAAATGTAAGACATTGTGCAGATTAAATTAATCAGGGGGTCATGAGTGGCCTTAAGCTTGAAGGGTCTTTGCAAAATGGAGTTGCATCTTCGCTGGTTTGGGTCCAAGGCGAGGCGCAAATACTCTGTTTCGCATTGGATGGATTGACGGATTGTCTTAAAGACGTTCCATAATTGGTTGCTCTCGTCACAAAATTTAGCGTGCTGTTTGAAGAGCCAAAGGAATTGTCGCCACTAAGGGGACACGAACATCAAATAATTCTTAAGGAGGGTATTTCGCCTACTTGTACATGCCCTGACTAAAACCCGGCTGTCCAGAAAACCGAGATAGGAATATGGTGAACAAGATGTTAAACTCGGGGTGgtcctttttattttattcctcAAGGCCGTATGGCACTTTTGTATTGAAGAAGACTTTGTTGCTTTTGGGCTTTTACCCGACAACCGTCTGGCTAGGGTTTGCTTTTATGTTTAATGTTTGGTGGGTAGATTAGAGGGTCATACTATTTTGATGAAACTTTGTATTCTCATCGCTTTCTTGATCTATTCCCAATTTGCTATGTTGTTATCCCataattgtcttcttcttctcacCCGCTTCGGGTTATTGTTACTAATATCTACATCTAGTTATATTTCCATTGCCTTTTCCTATCCTGTAAATATACTATCACCTTGTTTGGGAGAGGTGGATTCTCTCCAAAAATCactttaataaaatgatacaaTTTTGATTTATCATGAAACTAGCAGCACAATAATACTAAATATAcacttttaactttttatttaatattttccaaTGTCAAATTCACTTATCAAAAATCGCTCCAAAACAAGCAAGGgtaaatatttaaagttacccattagtaaaatatttttgtgtgttTCTATATAtgcaaaattcaagattttctGAAAATACTATATGAATCAGTTCTTTTACAGATCAATAGAAATGATCAACACGTCTAGATTGATAATGACATGCACTTTGTATCAATTCAATTAGATAATCATTAGCAGTACATTATGTTTTCTTCCTTCCCAGATTGCAAGTTATTGGATGTTATGGACATCAATGAGTTTGTGTGAATAAAACAAAGGGGAAAGACGTTAAAACAAGACACTTCTGTTATATGGAGTAATATATTCTCACCTTTGCCACGGTCCAGGTTAATAGTTCTGAATAGGGACTGACTTGACAGTGGTGCTACTGAATGAATTTTGTTGTGCAAAAATGGAAGGCCTGAATTATTAGAAGTGCAAACATTAAAACAATAGTCAAGCCTGAAAAACGTTGTATAGacatgattttaaaatattcaagtttAGAACTAGTCAACTTTCTCAAAAACAATATCCCAATTACTAAGGAGCTCATAGATAGATAGAATCTAAGTAGGGATTACATTCTTTATGAGAAGCTGCTCCTACAATGTAGAACTCAAAAAGACAGGTTTccaaaaactttttttttacttaaaaaggTGTTGAAACCAAAAGCAACAAAACAAGAAATAGCCCAACACTTGAGCTCAAATATATATCTTCAACTATCATGTTATCCATTTTTC from Impatiens glandulifera chromosome 9, dImpGla2.1, whole genome shotgun sequence includes the following:
- the LOC124914491 gene encoding receptor-like serine/threonine-protein kinase ALE2 codes for the protein MRTLLLLLLPQILCLASSQTFGLPFLHNKIHSVAPLSSQSLFRTINLDRGKGNTLSSRPSLSPHRPHFQPSPELHAPAPAPIPSRQGPSAGPSSTIPRRLRHHHRHRRPVFVIPVPSAPGGCSQTCVDPLTSTPFGSPCGCVFPMKIRLLLDVSLYAVFPVINELEIEVAAGTYLLQSQVIIIGASADSQSQEKTTVDLKLVPLGEKFDNTTAMLTYERFRQKKVPLNKTLFGNYEVIYINYPGFPSSQSTGGFAGSGPSGSAGITEFPVTANFVKKGEKINPGTIFIIALSGVVLLVVCIGAVAVLLKWRAGMSSNVIGPVFTPSFNKRHGIGSTLSSSMESSTSMSLISTMPTSVLSVKTFTLSELEKATDKFNLQRVLGEGGFGRVYHGILEDGTDVAVKVLTRDNHDGDREFIAEIEMLSRLHHRNLVKLIGMCFEEHIRCLVYELIPNGSIESHLHGTDKRKGHLDWDARLKIALGAARGLAYLHEDSNPRVIHRDFKGSNVLLENDFTPKVSDFGLAREATEGSHYISTRVMGTFGYVAPEYAMTGHLLVKSDVYSYGVVLLELLSGRKPVDMSQPPGEENLVTWARPLLGSREGLEQLVDPSLNPGSYDFDDMAKVASIASMCVHTEVTHRPFMGEVVQALKLLYNDAADDTCKESSARDSDFKGDLMQSDSSWGNAGGITMEYYSSGSLEEMENRSLPAASGLVLYGNRSGPLRTIKSKRAFYRLKGSMSDHGGLRDVSALEASF